AAGTGTGAAGAGACAAGTATAAGGTTCTGTCAGATAGAATCATAAGTTTGATAAACGGTCGGAGAGCAGTTTGGAACAATTAATTTTGACAGTGGCATTAGAAAGTGGATGCCACTGTTGATTAAGCTGAAAACTGTTGGCGTGGACATTGTGATCCAGAGAATGGTTCTCTATCTTCTTTATTAGAAACTAGTGAGTTTTGTGATAGAGAAACCGTGTTTTACTGAGATGGATAGCAAGGAAGATAATTACTTGGCAGAAGGTGTGGATCGTCTCCAAATTGTTGCCGAGGATGTGGATCCCTCTATTTCCCCGTTAAAGATTACCATGTCACCAAAGTCTCCGAGGTCTCCTAAATCAGCTCATGGAAAGCATGTTACGAGCAAGGGGAGCCCAGTGAAGCATGATAGGCATTCACATTCTCCAAAAGATGGACGCCCCAAGAAAGGTAACATGTTAATAATGCATATAGATGGAATTTTATGAGTGTTGATATGATTAGGTATACCACAGCCTATGCAGAGAGGAAGTAATGTAGTTAGGGAGTCCGATCAGTTTTGCTAGTTGTTCTTCATACAAGCATCAAAGACAGCTGCATCAGATCTTATAGTCTTCTTTGGAAGCCAAAAAAAACTGTTTCAGACATTAGCCTGACTTCACTTGCTGTCTGCTGTCAATGTCAACCTCACACATGAAAGGGCTACTTTGTGCAGCCTGCTGTTGTTTAGATTTATGTCCACTTCTAGTTTATTATCTGACTTGCCTCTGGGTTGCTTCGTTTAATTCTTATTTCCTTATAGTACCATTTAATGACCTAATGCGGTGTTGTCATTGCAGGTGGATCAGGCGGAAAGGGAACATGGGGAGGCATACTTGAAACAGGAGATGATAACACTGTTGATCCAAACGATCCCAACTATGATAGTAATgaggtattttcttttagttaGTTTAAACTATTATGCCTGTTTGTTATGTTTTGTTAGGCTTTTTTTACCGTGGACATCAAATCCATAATGTGCAAACTTTTTCGTATTAGGTATATCGGTACTTGTGTTTTTGAGTTGTTATGAAAGCAATTAGAAGTAAACTTATTTTAATTACTTGCCAGGATAACAGTCATTCAAACACAACAAAACCACTTGGCGTTTTTGATGAGTACAAGAAGAAGGCTACTGTAATAGTAGAGGAATACTTTGCTACAGATGATGTTGTGTCTACTGCAAATGAACTAAGAGAACTTGATATGCCAGAATATCATTATTATTTCGTTAAGAAGCTTCTCTCTATGGCAATGGATAGGCATGCCAAAGAGAAAGAAATGGCTGCTGTGTTATTATCTACACTTTATGCTAATGTGATCGATCCACCACAATTTTACAAAGGCTTCAGCAAATTGGTCGAATCAGCAGATGATTTGATTGTAGATATACCGGATACTGTAGATGTTCTTGCGTTGTTTATAGCTAGGGCAGTTGTTGATGACATACTTCCTCCAGCATTTTTGACAAAACAGTTGGGATCGTTACCGAAGGACTCGAAAGGGGTTGAGGTTATAACAAGAGCTGAGAAAAGCTATTTATCAGCTCCACTTCATGCAGAGATCATTGAGCGCAAGTGGGGCGGAAGCAAGAACAAAACCGTTGAGGATGTGAAAACTAACATAAACAATCTGCTTGTAGAATATATAGCAAGTGGTGACAAGATGGAGGCTTTCAGGTGCATCAAGGATTTGAAAGTTCCTTTCTTCCATCATGAGATAGTCAAACGGGCTCTTATACTGGCAATGGAAAGGCGGGCCTCCGAAGATCGTCTCCTTGATTTGTTGAAGGAAGCTGCTGAGGAAGGTTTTATTAATTCAAGCCAAATGACAAAAGGTTTTGGCCGTCTTATTGACACAGTGGATGACTTATCTCTTGATATTCTTAGCGCAAGGGATATTCTGCAGTCCTTGATATCCAAAGCAGCATCTGAAGGTTGGTTATGTGCTTCATCTCTAAAATCTCTGAGTTTCCAAAAACAAAAGCAAATAGAAGATGACACTGCCAGGGTTTTCAAGCTCAAGGCCCAGTATATTATCCAGGAGTATTTCTTGTCAGGTGACATATTAGAGGTGATTAGTAGCCTTGAATCAGAGAAGTACAATTCTTCTTCTGAACTAAGTGCTATGTTTGTGAAAAAACTAATAACTATAGCAATGGATCGTAAAAATAGAGAGAAAGAAATGGCATCTGTATTGTTATCATCGTTATCCTTGCCAGCAGATGGTGTCATAAATGGTTTCCTGATGCTAGTTGAATCTGCCGATGACACTGCCTTGGATATTCCAGCTGTTGTGGAGGATCTTGCAATGTTCTTAGCTAGGgcagttgttgatgaagttttggctCCACAACAATTAGAGGAGATTGGATGCCAATTAACGGGTCAAGACTCAATAGGAAGTAAAGTACTTCAAATGGCGAGGTCAGTGCTCAAGGCTCGACTTTCTGGGGAGCGGATCTTAAGGTGTTGGGGTGGAGGTGGGAGTAGCAGGCCTGGATGGGATATTGAGGATATTAAAGATAAGATTGGAAAACTCTTGGAAGAGTATGATTCAGGTGGTGAGTTACGAGAAGCATTCTGCTGCATAAGGGAGCTAGGTATGCCATTTTTTCACCATGAAGTTATCAAGAAAGCGCTGGTAGCagttatggagaagaagaatgaaagattgTGGGGTTTACTAGAACACGGTTTCTCCGTAGGAGTCTTTACTCCAGATCAGATGATGAAAGGTTTTGGGAGAGTTGCGGACTCTCTTGATGACTTGGCTTTAGACGTTCCAGATGCTGAACAACAATTTACACGTTATGTGGAACGAGCCAAAGCTGCAAGTTGGTTGGACTCTTCGTTTCCTGCTACACGATACGTAATACAAACTGGTGCTTGTTCTTGAGATTTTGGAAGCATATCGAGCGTGGTTTGGTCTTTAAACTCCTGCtgcatttttcatgttttccttttcCTGAATCTCTGTACTTCTCTTCTCCCTATccgatatttactttacttacagTAAACTATATGTTTCTTTgcatgatacaatttttttttcctgaatgaAAAAACTTTACTTGCACAACTTTGATTTTAGATATGGCTTAGGCTTGGTGAACAGAGAGACAAGGCTATGACTGAAATTATGTGTTGACCCTGGTCTATGTTTGAGGCCGTATGCGGGAACGCAACTTTAGAACTCATTTATACCCGTAATAACCAACTTGCAAAATGGATTTCTTTATCATAAAGAGATTCCTGCAATACTCTAGCCGTGACTAGTGGATATGCTTATCATAATTTATGATAGAGAAtaacatactccctccgtttcaaaaagacgaCTCTATACTCTAGCCTTGACTAGTGGATATACTTACCATAATTTATGATAGAGAATAACATAttctctctgtttcaaaaagactgtTCCCTATTCCATTTTTATCAAAttatgtccagcttctgtttatagtcatatattTCCAATAAACTTTCTAGTATCCTGTATCCCCTCAAATTTTTTATAATCACAAATTCGTTTTTAATATCTC
This is a stretch of genomic DNA from Papaver somniferum cultivar HN1 chromosome 1, ASM357369v1, whole genome shotgun sequence. It encodes these proteins:
- the LOC113282794 gene encoding uncharacterized protein LOC113282794, with product MDSKEDNYLAEGVDRLQIVAEDVDPSISPLKITMSPKSPRSPKSAHGKHVTSKGSPVKHDRHSHSPKDGRPKKGGSGGKGTWGGILETGDDNTVDPNDPNYDSNEDNSHSNTTKPLGVFDEYKKKATVIVEEYFATDDVVSTANELRELDMPEYHYYFVKKLLSMAMDRHAKEKEMAAVLLSTLYANVIDPPQFYKGFSKLVESADDLIVDIPDTVDVLALFIARAVVDDILPPAFLTKQLGSLPKDSKGVEVITRAEKSYLSAPLHAEIIERKWGGSKNKTVEDVKTNINNLLVEYIASGDKMEAFRCIKDLKVPFFHHEIVKRALILAMERRASEDRLLDLLKEAAEEGFINSSQMTKGFGRLIDTVDDLSLDILSARDILQSLISKAASEGWLCASSLKSLSFQKQKQIEDDTARVFKLKAQYIIQEYFLSGDILEVISSLESEKYNSSSELSAMFVKKLITIAMDRKNREKEMASVLLSSLSLPADGVINGFLMLVESADDTALDIPAVVEDLAMFLARAVVDEVLAPQQLEEIGCQLTGQDSIGSKVLQMARSVLKARLSGERILRCWGGGGSSRPGWDIEDIKDKIGKLLEEYDSGGELREAFCCIRELGMPFFHHEVIKKALVAVMEKKNERLWGLLEHGFSVGVFTPDQMMKGFGRVADSLDDLALDVPDAEQQFTRYVERAKAASWLDSSFPATRYVIQTGACS